One region of Mycolicibacterium insubricum genomic DNA includes:
- a CDS encoding cytochrome P450: MSELVDKDLKSELAGYSSYTSTPARALDLFEEARAAGCPVPHSDEMGGFFLALDYADVKAVHSDWESFSHSPTVVLPVVERPAFPPIEFDPPEHTPWRELIAKAFNAETPAKVEAGVREDINHLIDSFAANGSCDLVTEFCEEVPLLALCRVIGFDQEKRATVRDMTLRLVAAFEDPEEGPKAFMDFAMFGAGEVLARAENPKDDFLTDLAHAELNGQPLGPLEIGQIMNSFLIAGHGTSVAAMASLLHEVLSRPELVERLQGNPELIAAAVEETLRLHPPFFGLYKRATHDLELGGTQIPKDSYIQTCWAAANRDPKVYENPAEFDVDRKFGRKNRHLTFGWGIHACPGAPTARMELRIALEELLRRLPDIKLDAPDAAEYAFHGTETAAIDALPATFTPES; encoded by the coding sequence ATGTCCGAACTGGTCGATAAGGACCTCAAATCCGAGCTGGCGGGCTATAGCAGCTACACCTCCACCCCGGCACGGGCGTTGGATCTCTTCGAGGAAGCCCGCGCCGCAGGCTGCCCGGTGCCCCACAGCGACGAAATGGGCGGATTCTTCCTTGCTCTGGACTACGCGGACGTCAAGGCAGTCCACAGCGACTGGGAGAGCTTCTCGCATTCGCCGACCGTCGTCCTGCCAGTCGTCGAACGGCCGGCGTTCCCGCCGATCGAATTCGATCCACCCGAGCACACCCCGTGGCGCGAGTTGATCGCCAAGGCATTCAACGCCGAAACGCCGGCGAAGGTCGAGGCAGGTGTCCGCGAGGACATCAACCATCTCATTGACAGCTTCGCCGCCAATGGTTCCTGCGACCTGGTGACCGAGTTTTGCGAGGAGGTGCCGCTACTCGCGCTCTGTCGTGTCATCGGGTTCGACCAGGAGAAGCGTGCCACCGTCCGCGATATGACACTGCGGCTGGTGGCGGCCTTCGAGGATCCGGAGGAGGGCCCCAAGGCATTCATGGACTTCGCCATGTTCGGCGCGGGGGAGGTCCTGGCACGGGCGGAGAACCCAAAGGATGACTTTCTGACTGACCTGGCCCACGCAGAACTGAACGGCCAGCCGCTGGGGCCACTGGAGATCGGCCAGATCATGAACTCCTTCCTGATCGCCGGGCACGGCACCAGCGTCGCAGCCATGGCGAGCCTTCTGCACGAGGTGCTGAGCAGGCCGGAACTGGTCGAGCGGCTCCAGGGGAATCCCGAACTGATTGCCGCCGCAGTCGAAGAAACTCTGCGGCTGCATCCGCCGTTCTTCGGCCTGTACAAGCGGGCCACTCACGATTTGGAACTCGGGGGTACCCAGATCCCCAAGGACAGCTACATCCAGACCTGCTGGGCTGCGGCCAACCGGGATCCGAAAGTGTATGAAAATCCGGCCGAATTCGACGTCGACCGCAAGTTCGGCCGCAAGAATCGCCACCTCACCTTCGGATGGGGCATTCACGCCTGCCCCGGTGCGCCGACGGCACGCATGGAACTGCGCATTGCTCTAGAAGAACTGCTTCGGAGGCTGCCGGACATCAAGCTTGACGCTCCGGACGCGGCGGAGTACGCGTTCCACGGCACGGAAACCGCGGCTATTGACGCGCTGCCGGCCACCTTCACGCCTGAGAGCTGA